Below is a window of Leifsonia sp. NPDC080035 DNA.
CGGCTGGCTCGCCGTGCTCGGTGTCCTGTTCTTCCTCGGCACGTTCTGGCTGGGGCTCTGGGAGCTGATGCGGGAGCTGCGCGGCCGCGTGGAGCAGACGTTCGCCGCCTACGAGCGGGCTGCCCGCCCGCAGCAGGTGCCGCAACAGGAGAACCCTGCGCGCACACCGGCGGACGACGCCGAGGTCATCATCATCGAGGAGCGGCGCGAGAAGTAGCGGCACGCTTTGGCAAACACCCGCCCGGCATGGCAGAATTAACGCTTGTGCCGCGGCCAGGCTCTGCCACAGGGGAGCCAGCATCTCTCGCGGACACACCTCATACCGAATCCCGGCCGTGCGTCACGGCGCCCGGCCCCGAATCCGTCCCCGACCTGTCGGCGGGTACAGAGAGCGAACAAGAATGCACATCCTCGACCAGGTGGACGCCGCGTCCCTCAAGCAGGACATCCCGGCCTTCCGCGCCGGCGACACCGTCAAGGTGCACGTCAACATCATCGAGGGCACGCGCTCTCGTGTCCAGGTCTTCCAGGGCGTCGTGATCGGCCGCTCGGGCGAAGGCGTCCGCGAGACCTTCACGGTCCGCAAGATCAGCTTCCAGGTCGGCGTCGAGCGCACCTTCCCCGTGCACTCCCCGGTCATCGACAAGATCGAGGTCGTCACCCGCGGTGACGTCCGTCGCGCCAAGCTCTACTACCTGCGCGAGCTGCGCGGCAAGAAGGCGAAGATCAAGGAGAAGCGCGAGAACTGACGCGCGTCCCGCACATCGTCCCTGAGCTCCCGGTCCTACACTTGAACCGGGAGCTCAGGCTTTTAAGCTCAGGCGGTTGAATGACAGACGAGACGCTGCCCACCCGGCCGGACCGCGTGGCGGATTCCGAGCGCAAGCGGCGCGGTGTGGCGCTGCTCCTCCGCGACCTCCTGATCATCGTCGTGATCGCGCTCCTGGTGTCGTTCCTGATCAAGACCTTCGTCGTCCGCTCCTTCTACATCCCGTCCGGATCGATGGAGAACACCCTGCAGGTGGACGACAAGATCATCGTCAACGAACTGCAGCCCTCCGTCTTCCCGCTCAGCCGGGGGGACGTCGTCGTGTTCCGCGACCCGGGCGGCTGGCTTCCGCCCAAGACGCCCGTGCAGCGGAACCCGGTGGCCGCTGCCGTGGACACCGCGCTCACCTTCGTCGGACTGTCGGCGTCGGACAGCGACGACCACCTCGTCAAGCGGCTCATCGGCCTGCCCGGTGACCGGGTGTCGTGCTGCGACGCGTCCGGGCGGCTCACGGTGAACGGCGTCGCGATCGACGAGCCGTACACGATCATCCAGTCGGGCCAGAAGAACGCGGCGACGGTCCCGTTCGCGGTCACGGTGCCGGCCGGACGCATCTGGGTGATGGGGGACAACCGCTACAACTCGCAGGACTCGTCGCGGAATCAGGGTCTTCCCGGACACGGTTTCGTCCCGCTCGACCATGTCGTCGGCCGGGCGTTCGTGATCAGCTGGCCGGTTCAGCGCTGGTCCTGGTTGGGCGATTATCCTGAAGTCTTCCGCGGTGTGGAGGAGAACAAGGAATGATGACCCCGGTGGCGCCGTCGCTGCGGTTCGAGAAGGCGCTCTATCGCGACGGCGTGACGTCGATCGTCGCCGTCGACGAGGTCGGGCGCGGCGCGCTTGCCGGCCCGGTCGCGGTCGGGATGGTCGTGATCGACACCGCGGTGAAGCGCATCCCGCCGGGACTGCGCGACTCCAAGCTGCTGCCGGAGCCCGTGCGCGAGGCGCTGGAGCCCGCGTGCCGGCGCTGGTCGCTGTTCCATGCCGTCGGCCTCGCCTCCGCTGCGGAGGTCGATTCGCTCGGGATCATGCGCTGCCTCGGCCTGGCCGGCGCCCGCGCGATGGCGCAGCTCGAGGAGCAGGGCGCAGAGGTCCGCGAGAGCACGCTCATC
It encodes the following:
- the rplS gene encoding 50S ribosomal protein L19, whose translation is MHILDQVDAASLKQDIPAFRAGDTVKVHVNIIEGTRSRVQVFQGVVIGRSGEGVRETFTVRKISFQVGVERTFPVHSPVIDKIEVVTRGDVRRAKLYYLRELRGKKAKIKEKREN
- the lepB gene encoding signal peptidase I — its product is MTDETLPTRPDRVADSERKRRGVALLLRDLLIIVVIALLVSFLIKTFVVRSFYIPSGSMENTLQVDDKIIVNELQPSVFPLSRGDVVVFRDPGGWLPPKTPVQRNPVAAAVDTALTFVGLSASDSDDHLVKRLIGLPGDRVSCCDASGRLTVNGVAIDEPYTIIQSGQKNAATVPFAVTVPAGRIWVMGDNRYNSQDSSRNQGLPGHGFVPLDHVVGRAFVISWPVQRWSWLGDYPEVFRGVEENKE
- a CDS encoding ribonuclease HII, with translation MMTPVAPSLRFEKALYRDGVTSIVAVDEVGRGALAGPVAVGMVVIDTAVKRIPPGLRDSKLLPEPVREALEPACRRWSLFHAVGLASAAEVDSLGIMRCLGLAGARAMAQLEEQGAEVRESTLILDGNYDYLNPALMRPARVVTRIKADRDCASVAAASVIAKVHRDRLMIGHDADYPGYGWTTNKGYSTPEHFAAIADLGPSALHRLTWLKETAMLDMPT